DNA sequence from the Acidimicrobiales bacterium genome:
CTGCGTGAGCCGTGGTGCGACTGCGGACCGCGGGCGGGCATAGCCGGTCCTGCTGCCGCCCGAGGATCACGACGGTCGCAACGTCACCCGGGTCGCGAACCAGGCCCGCACCGGCAGGTCAGCGCATAATTCCGGCCGGCCGCTGTGTGGCTGGCAGGCTCCGGCGCCGGTTGCCTCAGTAGCTCGCAATGCCTCATGGCGTGTCCTGACCCGCTTACGGCAGCGGCTGCAAAGATGGCCGCATGCACACTGTTGATCCTGTCCTTGATCTGATGGACCGCTTCACCGCCGCCCTCAACTCCCATGACCTTGATGCCACCATGGCCCTCGTCGCCGACGACATCGTCTTCGAGTCCACCTCGCCACCCCCCGACGGCACCCGCTATGAAGGGCGGGACGCGGTGGGCCAGATCTGGGCAGAGATACTGGCTGCGACGCCCCAGGCCCGGTTTTCTGTCGAAGAGCAGTTCTCCGACGGCTCGGGACGCGCCGTCGTGCGATGGCGCTACGACTGGGCCGACGGACACGTGCGTGGCGTCGATATTGTCCGGGTCCGAAATGGCCAGCTAGCAGAAAGCCT
Encoded proteins:
- a CDS encoding nuclear transport factor 2 family protein is translated as MHTVDPVLDLMDRFTAALNSHDLDATMALVADDIVFESTSPPPDGTRYEGRDAVGQIWAEILAATPQARFSVEEQFSDGSGRAVVRWRYDWADGHVRGVDIVRVRNGQLAESLAYVKG